A window of Cloacibacillus sp. genomic DNA:
GTCGAGACAGAGGACCATCGGACAGTCAAAGATTTCTACTGGCTCCGTGATAAGGATGTTGTGGCGCTCCGGATAGACTGGGAGCTCCACGCCTACTGTCGCCGCCAGCGGCGTCGACCAGGGGCCGGCGGTAAGGAGCACCTTCGGCGCGTGCCACTCTTCACCGTTCTCCGTCACGACGCCCTTTATTCTGCCGTTTTCCGCGAGCAGCTTCGCGACGGGAGTGTAGGTCTTTATCTCCGCCCCGAGACGGCGTGCGGCGTGCCCGTAGGCCAGCGTCAGCGTCTGAGGATTGATGTGCCCGTCGTCGCCGCAGAAGGCGGCGCCGAGGATGCCGTCAAGATTCAGATAGGGCCAGCGCTCATGTATCTCGGCGGGCGTCATCATCACAGAGGGGATGTCAAGGCTCTTCTGGAGCGTGACGTTTTTGTTTAGCTGCTCCATGCACGGGTCGGAGTAGGCGACCCACATGTAGCCCCACTGCGTGAATTCGAGCTTCATGCCGGTATCAAGCTCCTCCTCAAGCGTTGGGAAGACGGAGAGGTTGTACTTCGCCATACGGAGGTTGACCTCGGTACCGAAGTGCTGGCGAAGGCCAGCCGCCGAACGGCCCGAACCGCCCGAGGAGAGATATTCTTTTTCAAAGAGGACCGTTTTCACTCCGGCCTTCGCAAGTTCATAGGCGGTAGCTGCTCCATGCACACCGCCGCCAACAATGATCACATCAGCAGTTTTTATCGTCATGGCACATTACCTCCCTAGTCTTCGTCGGCCAAGAGCATGGCCTTTACCGGCTTCACGGGGGGACGGATGACTCCCGCCCTCACTTCGGCGATGGGTTTGCCGGTGGCGCGCGCCAGTTCGCGTACGATGATGTCGCGGCAGCCGCGTCCCTGGCATGGCCCCATACCGACGCGGAGGATGCGCTTCAATTCGTCAAATTCGGTGTAGCCCGCCGCGATCC
This region includes:
- a CDS encoding FAD-binding oxidoreductase, with protein sequence MTIKTADVIIVGGGVHGAATAYELAKAGVKTVLFEKEYLSSGGSGRSAAGLRQHFGTEVNLRMAKYNLSVFPTLEEELDTGMKLEFTQWGYMWVAYSDPCMEQLNKNVTLQKSLDIPSVMMTPAEIHERWPYLNLDGILGAAFCGDDGHINPQTLTLAYGHAARRLGAEIKTYTPVAKLLAENGRIKGVVTENGEEWHAPKVLLTAGPWSTPLAATVGVELPVYPERHNILITEPVEIFDCPMVLCLDDGAYFKQCPNGTFMFGRDDPGEPHTVEAGNSAKFLEGVTKSVLKRIPALRGVRVVRQWSGPYDNTPDHNAIIDWTPVEGLLVNCGWSGHGLQFGPSGGRVCKEMLMGETPFVDLHRFRLARFAENDLFFEPAFI
- a CDS encoding (2Fe-2S)-binding protein encodes the protein IAAGYTEFDELKRILRVGMGPCQGRGCRDIIVRELARATGKPIAEVRAGVIRPPVKPVKAMLLADED